The following proteins are encoded in a genomic region of Acetobacter oryzoeni:
- the rpoZ gene encoding DNA-directed RNA polymerase subunit omega, which produces MARVTVEDCVEKVPNRFELVVYAAQRARNISRGEELTVDRDNDKNPVVALREIADETVSLTALRNDLIRSQAREPEPEPVEEEVQDLVPTEQNIFGLQEVSAEEEAADDVRAIEAALTGRARR; this is translated from the coding sequence ATGGCCCGCGTCACCGTTGAAGACTGTGTGGAAAAGGTCCCGAACCGTTTTGAACTGGTGGTCTATGCCGCACAGCGCGCCCGCAATATCTCTCGCGGGGAAGAGCTGACAGTTGATCGGGATAACGATAAAAACCCCGTTGTCGCTCTGCGTGAAATTGCAGACGAAACCGTCTCTCTCACCGCTCTGCGCAATGATCTGATCCGTTCTCAGGCCCGTGAGCCCGAGCCCGAACCTGTGGAAGAAGAAGTGCAGGATCTGGTTCCGACCGAGCAGAACATCTTTGGCCTGCAGGAGGTTTCTGCAGAAGAAGAAGCCGCTGATGATGTGCGGGCTATTGAAGCTGCACTTACCGGTCGCGCACGTCGGTAA
- the frr gene encoding ribosome recycling factor — translation MDGALDSLRRDFSGLRSGRASPALLEPVRVEAYGGEVPLTQVGSIAVPEARMITVQVWDRALAGAVERAIRDSGLGLNPAGEGQTIRVPIPQLTEERRNELAKAAARYAEGGKVAVRGVRRDGMDKAKGFEKKGEISQDDVKTWSDAIQKLTDQYVKKIDDMLADKDKEIKQV, via the coding sequence ATGGATGGCGCGCTGGATAGCCTGCGCCGTGATTTTTCCGGCCTGCGCTCTGGCCGCGCAAGCCCGGCTTTGCTGGAACCTGTGCGGGTGGAAGCCTATGGCGGTGAAGTGCCGCTTACACAGGTTGGCTCCATTGCTGTGCCAGAAGCCCGTATGATTACCGTGCAGGTGTGGGACCGCGCACTGGCTGGCGCCGTAGAACGCGCTATCCGTGATTCCGGTCTGGGCCTGAACCCGGCGGGTGAAGGCCAGACCATTCGTGTGCCCATTCCGCAGCTGACGGAAGAACGCCGTAACGAGCTGGCAAAAGCTGCGGCCCGTTATGCAGAAGGCGGCAAGGTGGCCGTGCGTGGCGTGCGCCGTGATGGCATGGACAAAGCTAAAGGCTTTGAAAAGAAAGGTGAAATCAGCCAGGACGATGTGAAAACCTGGTCTGACGCCATTCAGAAACTGACCGACCAGTATGTGAAAAAAATTGATGATATGCTGGCCGATAAAGACAAGGAAATCAAACAGGTCTGA
- the dxr gene encoding 1-deoxy-D-xylulose-5-phosphate reductoisomerase, with translation MRTVTVLGSTGSIGCSTVDLLEQARDQFRVRALVGGKNAAKLAEQARSLKAALAVLADETAFEELKTLLAGSGTEVACGRQAVIDAAALPADWTMAAITGAAGLEPTLAAVKNGKSIALANKEALVCAGDVMLRAVKEAGATLLPVDSEHNAVFQAMADRQIDQVEKIILTASGGPFRTSTLEEMRVATRAQALKHPTWSMGAKISIDSASMFNKGLEVIEAARIFNLPEDKIDVLVHPQSVVHGMVQYTDGSLIAQMGSADMRIPIAHTLTWPKRMATTSPRLDLAAFGKLEFYAPDEVRFPALRLAREALRKGGAASAILSAANEIAVDAFLHEQIGFLDISRIVEEVMVALGAPPADTLDAVLHWDAEARRAAQRLIPAHAA, from the coding sequence ATGAGAACCGTAACCGTTCTGGGCAGCACAGGCAGCATTGGCTGTTCAACCGTAGATCTGCTGGAGCAGGCGCGAGACCAGTTTCGGGTACGGGCGCTTGTGGGGGGCAAAAATGCTGCCAAACTGGCAGAACAGGCCCGCAGCCTGAAGGCGGCACTGGCCGTTCTGGCGGATGAAACCGCGTTTGAGGAACTAAAAACCCTGCTGGCAGGCAGTGGCACGGAAGTAGCCTGTGGCCGTCAGGCAGTTATTGATGCCGCAGCCCTTCCGGCAGATTGGACAATGGCCGCCATTACCGGTGCTGCGGGGCTGGAGCCTACGCTGGCAGCGGTAAAAAACGGCAAAAGCATTGCGCTGGCCAACAAGGAAGCCTTGGTGTGTGCCGGTGATGTAATGCTGCGTGCCGTAAAGGAAGCAGGTGCCACACTGCTGCCTGTGGATTCTGAGCACAACGCTGTTTTTCAGGCTATGGCCGATCGGCAGATTGATCAGGTTGAAAAAATTATTCTCACAGCATCCGGCGGTCCGTTCCGCACCTCCACGCTGGAAGAAATGCGCGTAGCCACCCGTGCGCAGGCGCTCAAGCACCCAACATGGAGCATGGGGGCCAAAATCAGCATCGATTCTGCCAGCATGTTCAACAAGGGGCTGGAAGTTATTGAGGCCGCCCGTATCTTCAATCTGCCGGAAGATAAGATTGATGTGCTGGTGCATCCGCAATCTGTTGTGCACGGCATGGTGCAGTACACAGATGGTAGCCTGATTGCCCAGATGGGTTCTGCCGATATGCGTATTCCCATCGCACACACGCTTACATGGCCCAAGCGTATGGCCACTACGTCTCCGCGTCTGGATCTGGCAGCTTTTGGCAAGCTGGAATTCTATGCGCCAGATGAAGTGCGCTTTCCCGCGCTGCGCCTTGCGCGTGAGGCCCTGCGTAAGGGGGGGGCGGCATCTGCCATTCTTTCCGCTGCCAATGAAATTGCGGTTGATGCCTTCCTGCATGAACAGATCGGCTTTTTGGATATCTCCCGCATTGTGGAAGAGGTGATGGTGGCCCTGGGCGCACCGCCAGCAGATACGCTGGATGCCGTGCTGCATTGGGATGCCGAGGCACGCCGTGCCGCACAACGCCTGATTCCCGCCCACGCGGCTTGA
- the acpS gene encoding holo-ACP synthase: MTLISAGVDLCDMRRIAQALERFGDRFTQRVFTQQERAKAESRSGQARIGAYAKRWAAKEACAKALGTGFAQGVAHSQIGVHNLPSGQPTLVLTGAAAQKLAQLMPPGTVPHIVLSMTDEPPYALAQVLVSARKA; the protein is encoded by the coding sequence ATGACACTGATTTCCGCCGGAGTGGATCTGTGCGATATGCGGCGGATTGCTCAGGCTCTGGAACGGTTTGGAGATCGGTTTACGCAGCGCGTGTTCACCCAGCAGGAACGCGCAAAGGCAGAAAGCAGATCTGGCCAGGCGCGTATTGGGGCCTATGCCAAGCGCTGGGCCGCGAAGGAGGCCTGTGCAAAGGCACTGGGCACCGGCTTTGCGCAAGGGGTGGCGCATAGCCAGATAGGCGTGCATAACCTGCCATCTGGCCAGCCAACATTGGTGCTTACCGGGGCGGCTGCACAAAAACTGGCGCAGCTTATGCCCCCCGGCACTGTGCCCCATATTGTGCTGAGCATGACGGATGAGCCCCCATACGCGCTGGCGCAAGTGCTGGTATCAGCCCGCAAGGCATGA
- the folK gene encoding 2-amino-4-hydroxy-6-hydroxymethyldihydropteridine diphosphokinase produces MPEMNTRSVLIAIGANLPHLRLSARQTCEQAVQALKNLPELEVEAVSRWYESAPVPPSGQPPYVNGVVRCRTTLAPLALLDALQGVETQLGRVRSVPNAARTLDLDIISIDNIQTNIDRLILPHPRATQRAFVLYPLRDVAPEWKDPVTGKGLDALLEGVAGQEIQPAKE; encoded by the coding sequence ATGCCGGAAATGAATACCAGATCAGTGCTGATAGCGATAGGTGCGAATCTTCCGCATTTGCGATTAAGTGCGCGGCAGACGTGTGAGCAAGCCGTGCAGGCCTTGAAAAACCTACCTGAACTGGAGGTTGAGGCTGTTTCTCGCTGGTATGAAAGTGCACCTGTGCCACCATCTGGGCAGCCTCCTTATGTGAATGGGGTTGTGCGTTGCCGCACGACGCTGGCGCCTCTGGCTTTGCTTGATGCGCTTCAAGGGGTGGAAACGCAGTTGGGGCGTGTACGTTCCGTGCCAAATGCAGCGCGCACGCTTGATTTGGATATTATTTCGATAGACAATATACAGACAAATATAGATCGACTTATATTACCGCATCCCCGCGCAACCCAGCGCGCTTTTGTGCTGTACCCCTTGCGCGATGTTGCGCCGGAATGGAAAGACCCCGTAACCGGCAAGGGGCTGGATGCCCTGCTTGAAGGTGTTGCAGGGCAGGAAATACAGCCCGCAAAAGAATAA
- the pyrH gene encoding UMP kinase — translation MTASVGEKPSRKRVLLKVSGEALMGNGAFGVDQQTVERIAHDIGEVVRSGTEVCLVVGGGNIFRGLAAAAKGMDRAQGDYAGMLATVINALLLQNALEREQIATRVMSAIHMSSIAEPYIRRRAVRHMEKGRVVIFAAGTGNPFFTTDTAAALRAAEMECDMLLKGTQVDGVYSADPKKDPSAKRYEELTYMDVLANQLNVMDAAAISLARENRLPIIVFNIGEEGAFPRVMRNEGPFTRIIEAA, via the coding sequence ATGACTGCTTCTGTAGGCGAAAAGCCAAGCCGTAAACGCGTGTTGCTCAAGGTGTCGGGGGAAGCCCTGATGGGGAATGGCGCCTTCGGAGTGGATCAGCAGACGGTAGAACGCATTGCCCATGATATTGGCGAAGTGGTGCGTTCCGGCACGGAAGTGTGCCTTGTTGTGGGGGGTGGCAACATCTTTCGCGGGTTGGCGGCAGCCGCCAAGGGCATGGACCGTGCGCAGGGTGATTACGCCGGTATGCTGGCCACCGTTATTAACGCGCTGCTGCTGCAAAACGCGCTGGAGCGTGAGCAGATTGCAACGCGGGTGATGTCTGCCATCCACATGTCCTCCATTGCGGAGCCATATATCCGCCGCCGCGCCGTGCGGCACATGGAAAAAGGGCGTGTGGTTATTTTTGCCGCAGGCACAGGCAACCCGTTCTTTACCACGGATACAGCCGCCGCCCTGCGCGCTGCGGAAATGGAATGTGACATGCTGCTGAAAGGCACGCAGGTAGATGGCGTTTATTCCGCAGACCCCAAAAAGGATCCCTCCGCCAAGCGCTATGAAGAGCTGACATACATGGACGTGCTGGCCAACCAGCTTAACGTGATGGATGCCGCCGCCATTAGCCTTGCGCGTGAAAACCGTCTGCCTATCATTGTTTTCAATATTGGCGAGGAAGGGGCCTTCCCGCGTGTGATGCGCAATGAAGGGCCTTTCACACGGATTATCGAAGCCGCCTGA
- the lepB gene encoding signal peptidase I produces MSTPEHPPTTGASKPEKGGNTVLDSLRTIVTVVLVVTVVRTFLFESFVIPSGSMIPTLQVGDYIWVSKFSYGYSKYSFPFSPNLFEGRVFGAEPHRGDVAVFRYTKDTSVDYIKRIVGLPGDHIQVTNGHLILNGQEVPCLSPHTYTTRDETQVDMEGEACTEQLPGSANGTVVKHDILKLTDEGPQNNTPEYVVPPGYFFAMGDNRDDSADSRFMGDGPKDLGFVPMENLVGRAQRIFFSVQSSHPFWQVWYWPAEIRWARILRGVS; encoded by the coding sequence ATGAGCACACCGGAACATCCTCCCACCACCGGGGCAAGCAAGCCCGAAAAGGGCGGAAATACCGTGCTGGACTCCCTGCGCACCATCGTAACGGTGGTGCTGGTGGTGACTGTGGTGCGCACCTTCCTGTTTGAATCTTTCGTGATCCCATCGGGCTCCATGATCCCAACCCTACAGGTGGGGGATTACATCTGGGTGTCCAAATTCAGCTACGGATATTCCAAATATTCCTTCCCGTTCTCACCCAACCTGTTTGAAGGGCGTGTTTTTGGGGCAGAACCGCATCGGGGTGATGTGGCTGTTTTCCGCTACACCAAAGATACATCGGTTGATTACATCAAACGTATTGTGGGCCTGCCGGGAGACCACATTCAGGTGACCAACGGCCATCTGATTCTGAACGGGCAGGAAGTGCCGTGCCTGAGCCCCCATACCTACACCACGCGGGATGAAACGCAGGTGGATATGGAAGGTGAAGCCTGCACCGAACAACTGCCCGGCAGCGCCAACGGCACGGTGGTGAAGCACGATATCCTTAAGCTGACGGATGAAGGCCCGCAGAACAACACGCCCGAATATGTTGTGCCGCCGGGTTACTTTTTTGCGATGGGTGATAACCGGGATGATAGCGCCGATAGCCGCTTTATGGGTGATGGCCCCAAGGATCTGGGCTTTGTGCCCATGGAAAATCTGGTAGGCCGTGCGCAGCGTATCTTCTTCTCGGTTCAGTCTTCCCACCCGTTCTGGCAGGTCTGGTACTGGCCGGCTGAAATCCGCTGGGCGCGTATTCTGCGGGGCGTATCGTGA
- the rnc gene encoding ribonuclease III yields MSDAARFRLEELEVRLGYRFVNPDLLQEALTHRSAAHQKAGGRKRQKAKGAGSNERLEFIGDRVLGLLMAEWLLERFPNEQEGALGSRLAHLVSRVSLAEIADRLDLPQSLTVAAHEARAGVQTAANVVADALEAVLGAVFLDGGLEPARQMVRDWWKSALDAQAHPPKDPKTALQEWVLGRGQSLPVYETIGADGPSHAPLFVVRVTAGGMFGEGRAGSKRAAESAAAADLLEKLEG; encoded by the coding sequence ATGTCCGATGCTGCACGCTTCCGGCTGGAAGAACTGGAAGTGCGCTTGGGCTATCGCTTTGTTAATCCTGATCTGTTGCAGGAGGCGCTTACGCACCGTTCCGCCGCACATCAGAAGGCGGGCGGGCGCAAGCGGCAAAAAGCCAAGGGCGCAGGCTCTAACGAGCGGCTAGAGTTTATAGGGGACCGCGTTTTGGGCCTGCTGATGGCCGAATGGCTGCTGGAGCGCTTCCCCAACGAGCAGGAAGGCGCGCTGGGGTCTCGGCTGGCGCATCTGGTCTCTCGCGTGTCCTTGGCGGAAATTGCAGATCGGCTGGATCTGCCGCAGTCTCTCACTGTTGCGGCGCATGAAGCCCGCGCAGGCGTGCAAACGGCCGCCAATGTGGTGGCCGATGCGCTAGAGGCCGTGCTTGGCGCAGTTTTTCTGGATGGCGGGCTGGAGCCTGCACGCCAGATGGTACGGGATTGGTGGAAATCTGCGCTGGATGCGCAGGCACACCCGCCCAAGGACCCCAAAACCGCGTTGCAGGAATGGGTGCTTGGCCGCGGGCAAAGCCTGCCTGTGTATGAAACAATAGGGGCAGATGGCCCCTCTCACGCACCGCTGTTTGTGGTGCGCGTTACGGCAGGCGGCATGTTTGGTGAAGGCCGGGCAGGCAGCAAACGTGCTGCAGAAAGTGCCGCCGCCGCTGATTTACTAGAAAAACTGGAGGGGTAG
- a CDS encoding RelA/SpoT family protein, translated as MAHTGGDHSPPVPVSVKDSGEGIMQPVKTDAPVEKNTAPVLAAENGGRSELNCERLVNRVLSYAPKADVESIRRAFAVAYKAHENQKRDNGDPYITHPLAVAMILARFRLDVQSICTALLHDTIEDTGVTYDTLKAQFGPTVADLVDGVTKLTRLELQSDRTKQAENFRKLVLAMSKDIRVLLVKLADRLHNMRTLHFVERQDRRQRIARETLDIYAPLAERIGMDRVKTELQNLSFAQLEPEADATIRTRLNYLRGQGADVIEEVRRELLRLCHEAGLKNVQVSGREKSPYSIWEKMQRRNVAFEQLSDIMAFRVIVDTREDCYMALGAVHAAYPMIAGRFKDYISTPKANGYQSLHTGVTLRSPRNQKIEVQIRTQDMHDVAENGVAAHWAYKEGTGTEEGGYGGLRRPRWVQDLLEILEASSVPDEFLENTKLELYQDQVFCFTPKGQLISLPRGATPVDFAYAVHSHVGDTCVGAKINGRLMPLRHELENGDQVEIMTARGGAPSPSWERFVVTGKARARIRRYVAQQQRQVSLDGGRAALAKAFRQEGVDGSEKILETTLKPLKQSSLTDLYVAVGAGNLAARDVVHTAYPELKRVQRVPRMLSGLPGVLGTAGPRARGAGGGSGRRSSNAAVPLVGLGAGVAVHYAACCHPLPGDRIVGVVATGRGVTIHTRTCQTLESFSATPERFLDVDWDYDAMARSGGAGQMRVGRISIVAENEAAVLANITNSISKSDAAMVNLKIVHRQLDFTEILVDVEVRDLRHLSSVIASLRAAPGITQADRVKS; from the coding sequence GTGGCGCATACGGGCGGCGATCATTCCCCTCCGGTTCCGGTTTCCGTTAAGGACTCGGGGGAGGGGATCATGCAGCCTGTTAAAACGGACGCTCCTGTAGAAAAAAACACGGCTCCAGTTCTCGCCGCAGAAAATGGCGGGCGGAGTGAGTTGAACTGTGAGCGTCTGGTCAACCGGGTGCTCAGTTACGCACCCAAGGCGGATGTAGAGAGCATTCGCCGCGCTTTTGCCGTGGCCTACAAGGCGCACGAAAACCAGAAGCGCGATAATGGTGACCCGTACATAACCCACCCGCTTGCCGTGGCCATGATTCTGGCCCGCTTCCGGCTGGATGTGCAGTCCATCTGCACCGCTTTGCTGCACGACACCATAGAAGATACTGGCGTTACCTACGATACGCTTAAGGCACAGTTCGGCCCAACAGTGGCCGATCTGGTAGATGGCGTTACCAAGCTTACCCGGCTGGAGCTGCAATCAGACCGCACCAAGCAGGCGGAAAACTTCCGCAAGCTTGTGCTTGCCATGTCCAAGGACATCCGCGTTCTGCTGGTCAAGCTGGCAGACCGTCTGCACAACATGCGCACCCTGCATTTTGTGGAGCGGCAGGACAGGCGGCAGCGCATTGCGCGTGAAACGCTGGATATCTATGCGCCGCTGGCCGAGCGCATTGGTATGGACCGCGTTAAGACAGAGTTGCAGAACCTGTCCTTCGCGCAGCTTGAGCCAGAAGCCGATGCCACCATCCGCACACGCCTGAACTATCTGCGCGGGCAGGGCGCGGATGTGATTGAAGAAGTGCGGCGTGAACTGCTGCGCCTGTGCCATGAAGCCGGGCTGAAGAACGTGCAGGTTTCGGGGCGTGAGAAATCTCCCTATTCCATTTGGGAGAAGATGCAGCGCCGTAATGTGGCGTTTGAGCAGCTTTCAGACATCATGGCCTTCCGTGTGATCGTAGATACGCGGGAAGATTGCTACATGGCGCTGGGTGCCGTGCATGCGGCCTATCCCATGATAGCCGGGCGGTTTAAGGATTACATCTCCACCCCCAAGGCCAACGGATACCAGAGCCTGCATACGGGGGTGACGCTGCGCTCCCCCCGCAACCAGAAGATTGAAGTGCAGATCCGCACGCAGGATATGCACGATGTGGCAGAAAACGGTGTGGCCGCGCACTGGGCCTATAAGGAAGGCACAGGCACGGAGGAAGGCGGCTATGGCGGCCTGCGCCGTCCACGCTGGGTGCAGGATCTGCTGGAAATTCTGGAAGCCTCATCCGTCCCGGATGAGTTTTTGGAAAACACCAAGCTTGAACTGTATCAGGATCAGGTTTTCTGCTTCACGCCCAAGGGGCAGCTTATTTCTCTGCCACGTGGGGCTACTCCGGTAGATTTTGCCTACGCCGTGCACAGCCATGTGGGTGATACCTGCGTGGGGGCCAAGATCAATGGTCGCCTGATGCCCTTGCGGCATGAGCTGGAAAACGGCGATCAGGTTGAAATCATGACGGCCCGTGGCGGCGCGCCTTCTCCTTCGTGGGAAAGGTTTGTTGTTACCGGCAAGGCGCGCGCACGTATCCGCCGTTATGTGGCGCAGCAGCAGCGTCAGGTCTCGCTGGATGGCGGGCGTGCCGCACTGGCTAAAGCCTTCCGTCAGGAAGGTGTGGATGGGTCTGAAAAGATTCTGGAAACCACGCTCAAGCCGCTCAAACAAAGCTCGCTGACAGATCTGTATGTGGCCGTGGGCGCGGGCAATCTGGCCGCGCGGGACGTGGTGCATACAGCGTACCCCGAACTCAAGCGCGTGCAGCGTGTGCCGCGTATGCTCTCCGGCCTGCCGGGTGTGCTGGGTACAGCAGGGCCGCGTGCACGTGGGGCCGGTGGTGGCTCTGGCCGCCGATCTTCCAACGCTGCTGTGCCGCTGGTGGGGCTGGGGGCCGGTGTGGCCGTGCATTACGCCGCTTGCTGCCACCCCTTGCCGGGGGACAGAATTGTGGGCGTGGTGGCGACAGGCCGCGGTGTCACAATTCACACCCGCACCTGCCAGACGCTGGAAAGTTTTTCCGCAACGCCAGAACGCTTTCTGGATGTGGATTGGGATTACGATGCCATGGCCCGCTCTGGCGGCGCCGGGCAGATGCGGGTTGGCCGTATCAGCATTGTGGCGGAAAACGAGGCCGCCGTGCTGGCCAATATCACCAACTCCATTTCCAAATCCGATGCGGCAATGGTGAACCTTAAAATCGTGCATCGCCAGCTTGATTTCACGGAAATTCTTGTGGATGTGGAAGTGCGCGATCTGCGTCACCTTTCCTCGGTTATTGCCAGCCTGCGCGCGGCCCCCGGCATTACGCAGGCAGACAGGGTGAAATCATGA
- a CDS encoding phosphatidate cytidylyltransferase, translating into MSTNAQDTSAWRDLRPRLMSAAVLVAVAGTCIGLGGLAYDALILGMMGGMAVEAAALFGLSVKSWRGVLYLLWAVCAGLSAATGYWAYFGVFCISSLVFGAPLCAIMCVIILAGTALLWLRQGSFWPVLFVIAVVVASDSSAYVAGRIFGGPKLAPRISPGKTRSGAVGGLVGAVATGGIVATLSGLGGVGSALVWGGILGISAQAGDLAESAMKRALGVKDSGKLLPGHGGLLDRFDGLVVAAPVAALVSVCAGASMPFWAAGARTIFRALAGHLPG; encoded by the coding sequence ATGAGCACGAACGCGCAGGATACCTCGGCTTGGCGTGATTTGCGCCCACGGCTGATGTCTGCCGCCGTATTGGTGGCTGTGGCTGGCACGTGCATCGGCTTGGGCGGCTTGGCGTATGATGCCCTTATTCTGGGCATGATGGGCGGCATGGCGGTAGAGGCCGCAGCCCTGTTTGGGCTTTCCGTTAAAAGCTGGCGCGGCGTGTTGTATCTGCTGTGGGCCGTATGTGCAGGGCTTTCTGCCGCAACCGGGTATTGGGCCTATTTTGGCGTTTTCTGCATCAGCTCCCTAGTGTTTGGTGCTCCGCTTTGCGCCATTATGTGCGTGATTATTCTGGCCGGCACCGCACTGCTGTGGCTGCGGCAGGGCAGCTTTTGGCCCGTTTTGTTTGTGATTGCCGTTGTGGTGGCCAGCGATAGCTCGGCCTATGTGGCAGGGCGTATTTTTGGTGGCCCCAAACTGGCGCCGCGTATCTCTCCGGGTAAAACACGTTCCGGCGCTGTTGGCGGCTTGGTGGGTGCTGTGGCTACCGGCGGTATTGTTGCCACACTTTCGGGCTTAGGTGGCGTGGGTTCCGCACTGGTGTGGGGTGGCATTTTAGGCATTTCCGCCCAAGCGGGAGATCTGGCCGAAAGCGCTATGAAGCGCGCCTTGGGCGTGAAGGATTCGGGCAAGCTGCTGCCGGGGCACGGTGGGCTGCTGGATCGGTTTGATGGGCTGGTGGTGGCTGCACCTGTGGCGGCACTGGTTTCTGTATGTGCGGGGGCTTCCATGCCGTTTTGGGCAGCGGGCGCACGCACCATTTTCAGGGCTCTGGCAGGCCATCTGCCGGGGTAG
- the uppS gene encoding polyprenyl diphosphate synthase, whose translation MSTRLADKKPAIPTHVAVIMDGNGRWARERGLPRLAGHRAGAEAVARCVRAAMQRGVAYLTLYAFSSENWARGQEEVSDLTGLLRYYLRHKVRELHKEGVRLRFIGDLARFDDSLREELAQAESLTRGNSKLTLILALSYGGRLDIVQAAQRLAQEAKNGRIAPEQITESVFTNFLWTSGVPDPDVVVRTSGECRLSNFLLWQSAYAELVFLNVFWPDFNERHFAMVLDQYAQRERRFGARPQGPA comes from the coding sequence ATGTCCACGCGGCTAGCTGATAAAAAACCGGCAATTCCAACCCATGTTGCTGTCATCATGGATGGAAACGGGCGCTGGGCGCGCGAACGCGGCCTGCCGCGCCTTGCCGGGCACAGGGCAGGGGCGGAAGCCGTGGCCCGTTGCGTGCGCGCGGCCATGCAGCGTGGCGTGGCGTATCTAACGCTGTATGCGTTTTCATCAGAAAACTGGGCACGCGGGCAGGAGGAGGTTTCAGACCTTACCGGCCTTTTGCGGTATTACCTGCGCCACAAGGTGCGGGAACTGCATAAGGAAGGCGTGCGCCTGCGCTTTATTGGTGATCTGGCCCGTTTTGATGACAGCTTGCGCGAAGAGCTTGCGCAGGCGGAATCCTTAACCCGTGGCAACAGCAAGCTCACGCTTATTCTGGCGCTTTCCTATGGTGGGCGGTTGGATATTGTGCAGGCCGCGCAGCGTTTGGCGCAGGAGGCCAAGAATGGCCGCATTGCGCCAGAACAGATTACAGAAAGCGTATTCACCAACTTTCTCTGGACCAGCGGCGTGCCAGACCCCGATGTGGTGGTGCGCACCAGTGGTGAATGCCGGCTTTCCAACTTTCTGCTGTGGCAGAGCGCGTATGCCGAACTGGTGTTTCTGAACGTGTTCTGGCCCGATTTTAACGAACGACATTTTGCGATGGTGCTAGACCAGTACGCCCAACGAGAACGGCGCTTTGGCGCGCGCCCGCAAGGCCCGGCATGA
- the era gene encoding GTPase Era produces the protein MADDTTRCGFAALVGAPNAGKSTLLNRMAGAKLSIVSPKAQTTRFRVLGILMRGHSQILLVDTPGIFRPRRKLDRAMVAAAWTGAEDADITLLLVDARSGLTEAVQTIIERLAETKRKVWLVLNKTDLVPATALLPLTAAITEKLLVEHVFMVSARTGNGVEDLLDKLAASLPEGPYLYPEDDLTDLPDRLLAAELVREQIFMQTHEEVPYSATVETESYKERPDGSVRIDATIYVSRAGHKAILIGNGGQKIRQIGERARKQLSSLLERPCHLFLNVKERGGWDEERARLRAIGLDDVP, from the coding sequence ATGGCTGATGATACCACGCGCTGCGGTTTTGCTGCCCTTGTGGGGGCGCCAAACGCAGGCAAATCAACACTTCTTAACCGCATGGCCGGGGCCAAGCTGTCCATCGTTTCGCCCAAGGCGCAAACCACGCGCTTTCGGGTTCTGGGCATTCTTATGCGCGGGCACAGCCAGATTTTGCTGGTGGATACGCCGGGAATCTTCCGCCCCCGCCGCAAGCTGGACCGCGCCATGGTGGCCGCGGCTTGGACGGGTGCTGAAGATGCAGACATCACGCTGCTTCTGGTAGATGCCCGCAGCGGGCTGACAGAAGCGGTGCAGACCATTATCGAGCGTCTGGCAGAAACCAAGCGCAAGGTCTGGCTGGTGCTGAACAAGACTGATCTTGTGCCTGCCACAGCCCTGCTGCCGCTTACGGCTGCCATTACGGAAAAGCTGCTGGTTGAGCATGTGTTCATGGTGAGCGCACGCACCGGCAATGGTGTGGAAGACCTGCTGGACAAGCTGGCCGCAAGCCTGCCCGAAGGCCCGTACCTGTACCCTGAAGATGATCTGACAGACCTGCCAGACCGGCTTTTGGCTGCTGAACTGGTGCGTGAGCAGATTTTTATGCAAACGCATGAAGAAGTGCCCTACAGCGCCACGGTGGAAACCGAAAGCTATAAGGAGCGGCCAGATGGATCTGTGCGCATAGATGCCACCATCTATGTCTCCCGCGCGGGGCACAAGGCTATCCTCATTGGCAATGGCGGGCAGAAAATTCGCCAGATTGGGGAGCGCGCACGCAAGCAGCTTTCCAGCTTGCTGGAACGCCCCTGCCACCTGTTTCTAAACGTAAAGGAACGCGGTGGATGGGATGAGGAGCGCGCGCGTTTGCGTGCCATTGGTCTGGACGACGTACCATAA